In one Neobacillus sp. WH10 genomic region, the following are encoded:
- a CDS encoding protein arginine kinase: MSLERFLRSAVSSWMSEEGPDSDIVLSSRIRLARNFEDYKFPTVFSHEEAKMIIVNMEDILRKSAVQKFGHIELLKIDEMQPLQKRVLVEKHLISPKLAEDSPHGAVLLTENEEVSIMINEEDHIRIQCLFPGLQLSEALDAANEIDDWLESNIQYAFDEKHGYLTSCPTNVGTGLRASVMMHLPGLILTQQINRIIPAIHQLGLVVRGIYGEGSEALGNIFQISNQITLGKSEEDICLDLKGVVSQLISQERSAREALRKTSNIQLEDRVYRSLGVLSNSRIIESKEAARCLSDVRLGIDMGFIENMPKTILNELMILTQPGFLQQYAGGPLRPHERDIRRAALIRDRIKMENEK, from the coding sequence GTGTCACTTGAACGTTTTCTGAGGTCTGCCGTCAGCTCTTGGATGAGTGAGGAGGGACCTGATTCGGATATTGTTCTTAGTTCCCGAATCCGTTTGGCACGAAACTTTGAAGACTATAAATTTCCTACTGTTTTTTCACATGAAGAAGCCAAAATGATTATTGTAAATATGGAAGATATTTTAAGAAAATCAGCTGTTCAAAAATTTGGGCATATTGAATTGTTGAAAATTGATGAAATGCAGCCTCTTCAGAAAAGGGTTTTAGTAGAAAAGCATTTGATCAGCCCGAAACTGGCTGAGGATTCACCACATGGTGCCGTTCTATTAACCGAAAATGAAGAAGTTAGTATTATGATTAATGAAGAGGACCATATTCGGATTCAATGCTTGTTTCCAGGTTTACAATTATCTGAAGCATTGGATGCCGCAAATGAGATAGATGATTGGCTTGAAAGTAATATTCAATATGCTTTTGACGAAAAACATGGTTATTTAACAAGCTGTCCGACTAATGTTGGAACAGGTCTCCGCGCTTCCGTAATGATGCATTTGCCAGGGTTAATCTTAACACAGCAAATTAATCGAATCATTCCTGCTATTCACCAATTAGGGCTTGTTGTAAGAGGGATTTATGGTGAGGGAAGTGAGGCACTGGGGAATATTTTTCAAATCTCCAATCAAATAACCCTTGGAAAATCGGAAGAGGATATCTGTCTTGATTTAAAAGGGGTCGTAAGCCAGTTAATCTCACAAGAAAGGTCAGCCCGTGAAGCATTACGAAAAACTTCGAACATACAATTAGAAGACAGGGTGTACCGTTCATTAGGAGTATTATCTAATAGCCGAATTATTGAATCGAAGGAAGCAGCACGTTGTTTATCGGATGTTCGGCTTGGAATCGATATGGGCTTTATCGAAAATATGCCTAAGACCATTTTAAATGAATTAATGATATTAACCCAGCCGGGCTTTCTTCAGCAATATGCCGGCGGTCCATTGCGGCCGCATGAAAGGGATATTAGAAGAGCGGCATTAATTAGGGACCGAATAAAAATGGAGAATGAAAAATAG
- a CDS encoding PIN/TRAM domain-containing protein: MLKRIVQACFLILGGTLGILLLPELFILIHMNDIPLINNPYVTAILGAIIFYLITFWAVDYVFNFIKWAEDSLVKIPVTDVLFGSVGLIFGLIVAFLIGFALNAVQVPILNAVVPILLTLLFGYLGFQVGFKKRDELLSLFGNRGNKKKSMDEEAEKATGKALKILDTSVIIDGRVADICQTGFLEGTIVIPQFVLEELQHIADSSDVLKRNRGRRGLDILNRIQKELSIKVEIYEGDFEEISEVDSKLVKLAKLTNGILVTNDFNLNKVCELQNVSVLNINDLANAVKPVVLPGEELTVQVIKDGKEHHQGVAYLDDGTMIVVEEGREYIGKRIEVLVTSVLQTSAGRMIFAKPKLLEKAL; encoded by the coding sequence ATGTTAAAACGAATTGTGCAAGCATGCTTCCTCATTTTAGGTGGTACGCTTGGAATACTGTTATTACCGGAACTATTTATATTAATTCATATGAATGACATTCCACTTATTAATAACCCATATGTTACTGCTATTTTAGGTGCTATTATTTTTTATCTTATTACCTTTTGGGCGGTAGATTATGTCTTTAATTTCATTAAATGGGCTGAAGATTCATTAGTAAAAATTCCTGTAACGGATGTGCTTTTTGGTAGTGTTGGCTTAATTTTTGGTTTGATTGTTGCCTTTTTAATTGGTTTTGCACTTAATGCCGTGCAAGTGCCGATTCTAAATGCTGTTGTACCTATCTTGCTGACACTTTTGTTTGGCTATCTTGGCTTTCAGGTTGGCTTTAAAAAGAGGGATGAGCTATTAAGTCTGTTTGGTAATCGCGGTAACAAGAAGAAGTCTATGGATGAAGAAGCCGAAAAGGCAACTGGAAAGGCTTTAAAAATATTAGATACGAGCGTTATTATTGATGGCCGTGTCGCCGATATTTGCCAGACGGGATTTTTAGAAGGTACGATTGTCATCCCGCAGTTTGTTCTTGAGGAATTACAGCATATTGCGGATTCTTCCGATGTGTTGAAACGAAATCGCGGCCGCAGAGGCTTGGACATATTAAATCGGATTCAAAAAGAACTCTCCATCAAAGTAGAAATATATGAGGGTGATTTTGAAGAAATTAGTGAAGTAGACTCAAAGCTTGTGAAGCTGGCGAAATTAACGAATGGTATCCTCGTAACGAATGATTTTAACTTAAATAAAGTGTGTGAACTGCAGAATGTCTCTGTATTAAACATCAATGATTTAGCAAACGCTGTGAAGCCGGTTGTCCTTCCTGGGGAAGAGTTAACGGTTCAAGTAATTAAGGATGGCAAAGAGCATCATCAGGGTGTTGCTTATTTAGATGATGGAACGATGATCGTTGTCGAGGAAGGAAGAGAATATATCGGCAAGAGGATTGAGGTTCTTGTTACGAGTGTTCTTCAGACATCTGCCGGTCGAATGATTTTTGCAAAACCAAAATTATTAGAAAAAGCGCTGTAG
- the ispF gene encoding 2-C-methyl-D-erythritol 2,4-cyclodiphosphate synthase, whose amino-acid sequence MFRIGQGFDVHQLTEGRPLIIGGITIPYEKGLLGHSDADVLLHTVSDACLGAIGEGDIGKHFPDTDPNFKDADSAKLMEHVWKLVKEKGYELVNADCTIIAQKPKMAPYIEQMRVRIAELLEAAPEQINVKATTTEKLGFTGRGEGITSQAVVLLKKK is encoded by the coding sequence ATGTTTCGAATTGGGCAGGGTTTTGATGTTCACCAACTAACAGAAGGGCGTCCGCTTATTATTGGCGGAATTACGATCCCTTACGAAAAAGGCCTTTTGGGCCATTCTGATGCAGATGTATTATTACATACCGTCTCTGATGCTTGTCTTGGTGCGATTGGGGAAGGCGATATCGGCAAACATTTCCCGGATACCGATCCGAATTTTAAAGATGCTGATTCCGCGAAGCTGATGGAGCATGTTTGGAAGCTGGTAAAAGAGAAGGGGTACGAGCTTGTCAATGCCGATTGCACCATCATTGCGCAAAAGCCTAAAATGGCACCTTATATTGAGCAAATGCGCGTTCGAATTGCGGAATTACTAGAGGCAGCACCGGAACAAATTAATGTAAAAGCGACAACGACCGAAAAGCTCGGCTTCACCGGCAGAGGGGAAGGCATTACCTCACAGGCAGTAGTTTTATTAAAAAAGAAATGA
- the disA gene encoding DNA integrity scanning diadenylate cyclase DisA: protein MENKKLGEQSVRDVLQFIAPGAPIREGIDNVLRANTGGLIVVGYNEKVKSIVDGGFEINCSFSPSFLYELAKMDGAIILNEIGNKILFANAQLAPNPEIPSSETGMRHRTAERVAKQTKALVIAISQRRNVITLYQGNFRYALKDIAVILTKANQAIQTLEKYKVVLEQSITNLSILEFEESVTYNDFLLVLHRFEMVLKIKNELLTFLHELGTEGRLIRLQMNEILSELEEETMLIIKDYAFERDIKAREVLQRMQAMTANGTIEDMALLKLLGYLGYVHLDEFKHPRGYRILHKIPRLPSVIIENLISSFGELSNIISATVEQLDDVEGIGEVRAKKIKEGFKLIKERLYTDRHL from the coding sequence ATGGAGAATAAAAAGCTTGGTGAACAATCTGTCCGTGATGTTTTACAGTTTATTGCCCCCGGAGCACCGATTCGTGAGGGGATTGATAATGTCCTTCGGGCTAATACTGGGGGACTCATTGTCGTTGGCTATAATGAAAAGGTAAAAAGCATCGTCGATGGCGGATTCGAAATCAATTGTTCTTTTTCGCCAAGCTTTTTATATGAACTGGCAAAAATGGATGGGGCCATCATATTGAATGAAATAGGCAATAAGATTCTTTTTGCTAATGCTCAGCTCGCACCTAACCCAGAAATACCATCTTCGGAAACGGGGATGCGGCATCGTACAGCTGAACGAGTAGCCAAACAAACAAAAGCCCTAGTGATCGCCATTTCACAAAGAAGAAATGTGATTACCTTGTATCAAGGGAATTTTCGCTATGCATTAAAAGACATTGCCGTCATTTTGACAAAAGCAAATCAAGCCATTCAGACCCTTGAGAAGTATAAAGTCGTCCTCGAGCAAAGCATAACGAATTTAAGTATTTTAGAGTTCGAGGAATCCGTAACCTATAACGACTTTTTACTTGTCCTTCATCGTTTTGAAATGGTCCTAAAAATTAAAAATGAACTATTAACCTTTTTACATGAATTGGGGACAGAAGGCCGTCTCATTCGCTTGCAAATGAATGAAATTTTATCAGAATTAGAAGAAGAGACGATGTTGATCATTAAAGATTATGCGTTCGAACGGGATATCAAAGCCCGGGAAGTTCTGCAGCGAATGCAGGCGATGACTGCGAACGGGACGATTGAGGATATGGCTTTATTAAAATTATTGGGCTATCTTGGCTATGTTCACCTTGATGAATTTAAACATCCACGAGGCTATAGGATCCTTCATAAGATTCCAAGGCTCCCGTCTGTTATCATTGAAAACTTAATCAGTTCTTTTGGTGAGCTGTCAAATATTATCTCAGCCACAGTTGAGCAACTGGATGATGTAGAGGGAATTGGCGAAGTTCGTGCGAAAAAAATTAAAGAAGGCTTTAAGTTAATTAAAGAACGGCTATATACCGACCGTCATCTATAA
- the gltX gene encoding glutamate--tRNA ligase: MSNEVRVRYAPSPTGHLHIGNARTALFNYLFARSQGGKFIIRIEDTDKKRNIAGGEESQLKYLEWLGMDWDEGVDVGGEYGPYRQSERNHIYETYYNQLLENGHAYKCYCTEAELEAEREAQTERGETPHYSGKCRHLTEEERSQFEQEGRKPSIRIAVPEGTTYTFDDMVKGTVSFESEGMGDWVIIKKDGTPTYNFAVTIDDHLMEISHVLRGDDHISNTPKQLMVYEALGWEPPLFGHMTLIVNESRKKLSKRDESIIQFIEQYEELGYLPEALFNFITLLGWSPAGEEELYSRNEFIEIFDANRLSKSPALFDKQKLTWMNNQYMKKIEVDRVLELALPHLIKAGRLSANLTDEEHHWAHSLAALLQEKMSFGAEIVELSDMFFKDEAEYEEDAKDILSGEQVPEVLKAFSHELDQLDSFQADGIKAAMKAVQKSTGQKGKNLFMPIRAAVTGQTHGPDLPQSIELLGKQKVQKRIHKIIG, translated from the coding sequence ATGTCAAACGAAGTTCGTGTAAGGTATGCTCCAAGTCCAACGGGACATTTACATATCGGAAATGCCCGTACTGCGTTATTCAATTATTTATTTGCGCGCAGCCAAGGCGGGAAATTTATTATCCGGATTGAAGATACGGATAAAAAGCGGAATATTGCCGGCGGTGAGGAAAGCCAGTTAAAATATTTAGAATGGCTTGGCATGGATTGGGATGAAGGCGTTGATGTCGGCGGAGAATACGGTCCGTACCGTCAATCAGAGAGAAATCATATCTATGAAACTTACTACAATCAATTATTAGAGAATGGCCATGCATATAAATGCTACTGTACAGAAGCTGAGCTTGAAGCAGAGCGGGAAGCGCAAACGGAACGAGGCGAAACGCCGCACTATTCAGGTAAATGCCGTCATTTAACGGAAGAAGAACGCAGCCAATTTGAACAAGAAGGCCGGAAACCAAGCATTCGTATTGCCGTGCCGGAAGGAACTACGTATACGTTTGATGATATGGTAAAAGGCACTGTTTCGTTTGAATCGGAAGGAATGGGTGATTGGGTCATTATCAAAAAGGATGGCACGCCTACCTATAATTTTGCGGTAACTATTGATGACCATTTAATGGAGATTTCACATGTGCTGCGCGGCGATGACCATATTTCCAACACGCCAAAGCAGCTGATGGTCTATGAAGCATTAGGCTGGGAGCCGCCCCTCTTCGGTCATATGACGCTGATTGTTAACGAAAGCCGCAAGAAATTAAGTAAACGTGATGAATCAATTATTCAGTTCATTGAGCAGTATGAGGAATTGGGTTATCTTCCGGAAGCGTTATTTAACTTTATTACACTACTTGGCTGGTCGCCTGCAGGTGAAGAAGAACTGTACTCCAGAAATGAGTTTATTGAAATTTTTGATGCAAACCGTCTATCAAAATCACCAGCATTATTTGATAAGCAAAAGCTTACATGGATGAACAACCAATATATGAAAAAGATTGAGGTTGACCGCGTGCTTGAGCTTGCGCTGCCACACTTAATTAAGGCAGGCCGCTTAAGTGCAAATCTAACCGATGAAGAGCATCATTGGGCCCACAGCCTAGCAGCACTTTTACAGGAAAAAATGAGCTTTGGTGCGGAAATCGTGGAATTATCAGACATGTTCTTTAAAGATGAAGCAGAATATGAAGAGGATGCGAAGGATATTCTCTCCGGGGAACAGGTTCCGGAAGTATTAAAAGCATTTTCTCATGAGCTTGACCAGCTTGATAGCTTCCAAGCGGATGGCATAAAGGCTGCAATGAAGGCGGTACAAAAGTCCACTGGCCAAAAAGGGAAAAATCTGTTTATGCCGATTCGTGCAGCAGTAACAGGACAAACACATGGGCCAGACCTGCCACAATCGATTGAACTTCTAGGTAAACAAAAGGTTCAAAAAAGAATTCATAAAATTATTGGTTAA
- a CDS encoding CtsR family transcriptional regulator, with translation MRNISDIIEKYLKQVLEMSEEDLVEIKRSEIADKFQCVPSQINYVINTRFTIERGYIVESKRGGGGYIRIMKVQSHDFAHLIDHLLSLIQNRISQTSAEDVIVRLVQEEIITKREAKIMLSVIDRSVLYIDLPFRDELRARMLKAMLTSLKYK, from the coding sequence ATGAGAAACATCTCCGATATTATTGAAAAATATTTAAAGCAGGTTTTGGAAATGAGTGAAGAGGATCTTGTTGAAATTAAGCGGAGTGAAATTGCTGATAAGTTTCAATGTGTTCCTTCACAAATCAATTATGTTATAAATACTCGTTTTACGATTGAAAGAGGATATATTGTTGAGAGTAAACGGGGCGGCGGTGGATATATTCGGATTATGAAGGTTCAATCCCACGATTTTGCCCATTTAATTGATCATTTGCTTTCACTTATTCAAAATCGGATTAGCCAAACAAGTGCCGAGGATGTCATTGTAAGACTTGTTCAGGAGGAGATCATTACCAAACGAGAGGCGAAAATTATGTTAAGTGTAATCGACCGATCTGTATTATATATTGATCTTCCATTCCGAGATGAATTAAGAGCAAGAATGCTAAAAGCAATGTTAACATCTTTAAAATATAAATAA
- the radA gene encoding DNA repair protein RadA encodes MAKRKTKFMCQECGYESPKWMGKCPGCGQWNKMIEEVEVTGSTRRGAFAHSQSGSNLLTKPMPINSIEMENEPRILTDLKELNRVLGGGVVKGSLVLIGGDPGIGKSTLLLQVSSQLAGKGNQVLYISGEESLRQTKLRAERLGIATENLLVYAETNLEEINRTIDSTNPSFVIIDSIQTIFHPDVTSAPGSVSQVRECTSELMRIGKTKGIAIFIVGHVTKEGSIAGPRLLEHMVDTVLYFEGERHHTYRILRAVKNRFGSTNEMGIFEMKEFGLEEVENPSEIFLEERSRGAAGSTVVASMEGTRPVLVEIQALISPTSFGNPRRMATGIDHNRVPLLMAVLEKRVGMLLANQDAYLKVAGGVKLDEPAIDLAVAVSIASSFRDRPTRPTDCIIGEVGLTGEVRRVSRIEQRVQEAAKLGFERVILPANNLSGWTGPTGVQLIGVSSVSEALEAALGG; translated from the coding sequence ATGGCAAAACGAAAAACAAAGTTTATGTGTCAGGAGTGCGGGTATGAATCTCCAAAGTGGATGGGGAAGTGCCCAGGCTGTGGACAATGGAATAAGATGATTGAGGAAGTAGAAGTAACAGGTTCAACGAGAAGAGGGGCTTTTGCTCATTCTCAAAGTGGATCCAATTTATTAACCAAACCAATGCCCATTAATTCGATTGAAATGGAAAATGAACCAAGAATCCTTACCGACTTAAAAGAGCTAAATCGGGTGCTTGGCGGCGGTGTCGTTAAGGGATCGTTAGTATTAATTGGCGGAGACCCTGGGATTGGTAAGTCTACTCTTCTCCTGCAGGTATCTTCACAGCTTGCGGGTAAAGGGAATCAGGTTTTATACATATCTGGTGAAGAGTCATTAAGGCAGACAAAGCTTCGTGCGGAACGATTAGGGATTGCCACAGAAAATCTATTAGTATATGCAGAAACGAATTTGGAAGAAATTAATCGAACCATTGATAGCACGAATCCTAGCTTCGTGATTATTGATTCTATCCAAACAATTTTCCATCCGGATGTGACATCAGCACCGGGCAGTGTATCACAAGTCCGCGAATGCACCTCTGAATTAATGAGGATTGGTAAAACAAAAGGAATTGCTATTTTTATTGTTGGCCACGTAACAAAAGAGGGATCCATAGCAGGTCCAAGGCTGTTAGAGCACATGGTGGATACAGTCCTTTATTTTGAAGGGGAAAGACATCATACATACCGAATTTTAAGGGCTGTTAAAAACCGCTTTGGTTCTACAAATGAAATGGGTATTTTTGAAATGAAGGAATTTGGCCTCGAGGAAGTGGAAAACCCGTCAGAAATCTTTCTCGAAGAACGGTCACGGGGAGCAGCAGGCTCGACGGTAGTAGCATCAATGGAAGGAACCCGTCCGGTTCTCGTTGAAATACAAGCGTTAATTTCGCCAACGAGCTTTGGGAATCCAAGAAGAATGGCGACAGGAATTGACCATAACCGTGTGCCGCTTTTAATGGCAGTCCTAGAAAAGCGGGTAGGGATGCTTCTAGCGAACCAAGATGCTTATTTAAAAGTAGCAGGAGGGGTGAAATTAGATGAACCTGCTATTGACTTAGCTGTAGCCGTAAGTATTGCTTCTAGTTTCAGGGATAGACCTACAAGGCCCACAGATTGTATCATTGGCGAAGTTGGATTAACAGGTGAAGTAAGAAGGGTGTCACGAATTGAGCAGAGGGTCCAAGAAGCTGCAAAACTGGGCTTTGAGCGCGTGATATTACCAGCTAATAATTTGAGCGGTTGGACAGGACCAACAGGTGTTCAGCTCATTGGTGTCTCGTCAGTTAGCGAGGCACTTGAAGCAGCGTTGGGAGGGTAA
- a CDS encoding UvrB/UvrC motif-containing protein, with protein MICQECNQRPAALHFTKIINGEKTEVHLCEKCAQEKGEMFIFNGESGFAFNTLLAGLLNIDPSFQKPSQSPFQQEDILQCQHCSMTFPQFLKIGRFGCAHCYETFKDQLKPVLGRLHSGNWTHNGKIPKRIGGGIHLRKQIEELKSHLRESISHEEFEKAAEIRDEIRALEKKLAESEEGGE; from the coding sequence ATGATTTGCCAAGAATGCAATCAAAGGCCTGCAGCACTTCATTTTACAAAAATCATTAATGGTGAAAAAACAGAAGTGCATCTTTGTGAGAAATGTGCTCAGGAAAAAGGTGAAATGTTTATCTTTAATGGAGAGTCGGGTTTTGCCTTTAATACTCTTTTAGCAGGTTTATTAAATATCGACCCATCCTTTCAAAAGCCTAGCCAAAGCCCGTTTCAACAAGAGGATATCCTGCAATGTCAGCACTGCTCGATGACATTTCCACAGTTCTTAAAGATTGGACGCTTTGGATGTGCTCATTGCTATGAGACGTTTAAAGATCAGCTAAAGCCTGTTTTAGGTCGTCTTCATAGTGGGAACTGGACACATAACGGTAAAATACCAAAAAGAATTGGCGGCGGGATTCATCTCCGAAAACAGATTGAAGAGCTGAAAAGCCATCTAAGGGAGTCTATTTCCCATGAAGAGTTTGAGAAAGCAGCGGAGATTCGCGATGAAATACGTGCCTTAGAGAAAAAATTAGCTGAAAGCGAAGAGGGAGGGGAATAA
- the clpC gene encoding ATP-dependent protease ATP-binding subunit ClpC encodes MMFGRFTERAQKVLALAQEEAIRLGHNNIGTEHILLGLVREGEGIAAKALYGLGLGSDKIQKEVENLIGKGQENSQTIHYTPRAKKVIELSMDEARKLGHSYVGTEHILLGLIREGEGVAARVLNNLGVSLNKARQQVLQLLGSNESGGHQGGASVSANTPTLDSLARDLTSIAREGSLDPVIGRSKEIQRVIEVLSRRTKNNPVLIGEPGVGKTAIAEGLAQQIVNNEVPEILRDKRVMTLDMGTVVAGTKYRGEFEDRLKKVMDEIRQAGNIILFIDELHTLIGAGGAEGAIDASNILKPSLARGELQCIGATTLDEYRKYIEKDAALERRFQPIRVDEPTAEESIQILEGLRDRYEAHHRVSITDEAIQAAVKLSDRYISDRFLPDKAIDLIDEAGSKVRLRSYTTPPNLKELEVKLEEVRKEKDAAVQSQEFEKAASLRDTEQRLREQLEETKKTWKEKQGKENNEVTVEDIASVVSSWTGVPVSKLAETETTKLLNLEEVLHSRIIGQEEAVKAVSKAVRRARAGLKDPKRPIGSFVFLGPTGVGKTELARALAEAMFGDEDAMIRIDMSEYMEKHSTSRLVGSPPGYVGYEEGGQLTEKVRRKPYSVILLDEIEKAHPDVFNILLQVLEDGRLTDSKGRTVDFRNTVLIMTSNVGAEALKRNKYVGFNIQDGEQDYKDMKGKVMEELKKAFRPEFLNRIDEIIVFHALERKHLNEIVTLLSDQLIKRLKEQNISLELTEAAKEKISQEGYDPEYGARPLRRAIQKHIEDRLSEELLKGTLLTGQHAIIDVNNGEFIVRMAEKTSLVK; translated from the coding sequence ATGATGTTTGGACGTTTTACCGAAAGAGCACAGAAGGTTCTTGCTTTGGCACAAGAGGAAGCTATTCGCCTTGGACATAACAATATTGGGACTGAGCATATTTTATTAGGTTTAGTTCGAGAGGGTGAAGGAATTGCAGCAAAAGCACTGTATGGACTTGGTTTAGGTTCTGATAAAATCCAAAAAGAAGTGGAAAATTTAATTGGCAAAGGACAAGAAAATTCTCAAACGATTCACTATACTCCTAGAGCTAAAAAGGTTATTGAATTATCAATGGATGAGGCACGAAAATTAGGACATTCCTATGTTGGAACAGAGCATATTCTCCTTGGTTTAATCCGTGAAGGAGAAGGGGTTGCAGCCCGTGTACTTAATAATCTTGGTGTCAGCTTAAACAAGGCAAGACAGCAGGTTCTGCAATTATTAGGAAGCAATGAATCCGGCGGCCATCAGGGAGGGGCATCAGTAAGTGCGAATACACCAACACTCGATAGCCTTGCAAGAGATTTAACGTCGATTGCAAGGGAAGGCAGCCTAGACCCTGTGATTGGGCGCAGTAAAGAAATTCAGCGTGTCATCGAGGTGCTAAGCCGCCGTACCAAAAATAATCCAGTGTTAATCGGTGAGCCTGGTGTTGGTAAAACAGCGATTGCCGAAGGGCTTGCCCAGCAAATTGTGAACAATGAAGTGCCAGAGATTCTCCGAGATAAGCGTGTGATGACTCTTGATATGGGAACTGTTGTTGCCGGAACAAAGTATCGTGGTGAATTTGAGGATCGCTTGAAAAAGGTAATGGATGAAATTCGCCAGGCAGGAAATATCATTTTATTCATTGATGAGCTGCACACATTAATTGGTGCCGGCGGAGCAGAAGGTGCTATCGATGCCTCCAATATCTTAAAACCATCGCTTGCCCGAGGAGAGCTTCAATGTATTGGGGCAACGACTCTTGATGAATATCGAAAATATATTGAAAAAGATGCAGCACTAGAACGACGATTCCAGCCGATTCGCGTCGATGAACCAACGGCTGAAGAATCCATTCAAATTTTAGAAGGCTTGCGCGACCGCTACGAGGCTCACCATCGTGTTTCCATTACTGATGAAGCCATTCAAGCAGCGGTTAAGCTTTCAGACCGTTATATTTCAGACCGGTTCCTTCCAGATAAAGCAATTGATTTAATCGATGAAGCAGGGTCAAAAGTACGACTTCGCTCATATACAACCCCTCCTAATTTAAAAGAATTAGAGGTAAAGCTTGAGGAAGTGCGTAAAGAAAAGGATGCAGCCGTACAAAGTCAGGAATTTGAAAAAGCTGCTTCATTAAGGGATACGGAACAGCGTCTTCGCGAGCAACTTGAAGAAACGAAGAAAACGTGGAAAGAGAAGCAAGGCAAGGAAAACAATGAAGTAACAGTTGAAGATATCGCAAGTGTGGTATCTAGCTGGACTGGAGTTCCTGTCTCCAAGCTTGCTGAAACTGAAACAACTAAGTTACTTAATTTAGAAGAAGTGCTTCATTCTCGTATTATCGGCCAGGAAGAAGCCGTCAAAGCTGTTTCAAAGGCGGTTCGCCGTGCAAGGGCAGGGCTAAAAGATCCAAAACGCCCAATTGGTTCCTTTGTCTTCCTTGGACCAACAGGAGTGGGAAAAACAGAATTAGCACGTGCCCTTGCAGAAGCCATGTTTGGTGATGAAGATGCGATGATCCGCATCGATATGTCTGAATATATGGAGAAGCACTCTACATCCAGACTAGTTGGCTCGCCTCCAGGATATGTCGGCTATGAGGAAGGCGGACAATTAACGGAAAAAGTCCGGAGAAAACCATACTCTGTTATTTTGCTGGATGAAATTGAAAAAGCACATCCGGATGTATTTAATATTCTGCTTCAAGTACTTGAAGATGGCCGCTTAACAGACTCAAAGGGCAGAACAGTTGATTTTCGAAATACTGTTTTGATTATGACATCCAATGTCGGTGCAGAGGCACTAAAACGAAACAAATATGTTGGCTTTAATATTCAAGATGGTGAGCAGGATTACAAGGATATGAAGGGAAAAGTGATGGAGGAATTAAAAAAGGCCTTCCGTCCGGAATTTTTGAATCGTATCGATGAAATCATTGTATTCCATGCGTTAGAGAGAAAGCATCTTAATGAAATCGTCACATTGCTTTCTGACCAGTTAATCAAGCGCTTGAAAGAGCAAAATATTTCACTAGAATTAACAGAAGCAGCAAAGGAGAAAATTTCTCAAGAAGGTTATGATCCTGAATATGGGGCAAGACCACTTAGACGGGCCATACAAAAGCATATTGAAGACCGACTCTCTGAAGAATTATTAAAAGGAACATTATTAACAGGACAACATGCTATAATTGATGTGAATAATGGAGAATTTATTGTGAGAATGGCTGAAAAAACAAGCTTAGTAAAATAG
- the ispD gene encoding 2-C-methyl-D-erythritol 4-phosphate cytidylyltransferase yields MTYQVILPAAGQGKRMRAGKNKLLLELNEMPVLIHTLKVFEGDEACTGIILATHPQDEEEFRALLKKYLITKVINLVPGGEERQHSIYNALKTIETNGIILVHDAARPFIRKGHIHRLTETAEETGAAIIGVPAKDTMKRVQDGAVVETVERSSLWAVQTPQAFRISLLKEAYEKAERDYFLGTDDSSLVERLNVPVTIVEGDYDNIKLTTPEDLYFAEAILKKREKEFC; encoded by the coding sequence ATGACTTACCAAGTCATTCTCCCGGCAGCTGGCCAGGGGAAAAGAATGCGAGCGGGGAAAAATAAACTATTATTAGAGCTTAATGAAATGCCAGTTCTGATCCATACATTAAAGGTATTTGAGGGGGATGAAGCCTGCACGGGCATTATTTTAGCAACACACCCTCAGGATGAGGAAGAATTTAGGGCATTGCTTAAAAAGTATCTCATAACGAAAGTAATAAATTTAGTGCCAGGTGGCGAAGAACGCCAGCATAGCATTTATAATGCTCTAAAAACAATAGAAACCAATGGAATTATTCTTGTTCATGATGCAGCTCGTCCTTTTATTCGCAAGGGACATATCCACCGTTTAACAGAAACAGCAGAAGAAACTGGTGCTGCTATTATTGGGGTGCCAGCAAAAGACACCATGAAAAGGGTACAAGATGGTGCAGTAGTGGAAACTGTCGAACGTTCAAGCTTGTGGGCTGTTCAAACCCCGCAAGCTTTTCGCATTTCCTTACTGAAGGAAGCATATGAAAAAGCAGAAAGGGATTACTTTCTTGGAACGGATGATTCCAGTTTAGTGGAGCGGCTGAATGTTCCTGTAACAATCGTAGAAGGTGACTACGACAATATCAAACTGACAACACCTGAAGATTTATACTTTGCTGAAGCAATTTTGAAAAAGAGAGAGAAGGAGTTTTGCTGA